The Coffea arabica cultivar ET-39 chromosome 6e, Coffea Arabica ET-39 HiFi, whole genome shotgun sequence genome contains the following window.
GAAATaacataattaattaaatttatttacaacacaTGGGCCATATCAAAAAATTAATGTGGTATATGGGGCTAAAATGTAAAATTTAGGgtgtcatagtagaattaataaaatttatttataacacatgggccatattgaaaaaattaaggtGGTATATGGGGTCAAAAAGCAAAAgttagggtgccataatagaattaataaaatttatttacaacatatgggccatattgaaaatattagggtgacatagtagaattagtgaaagTGGGATGAGAATAAACGCTTTGTACAGTGACGACTACTTGTTGTCACTAATTTAGAACGTATCACCATACTGTGACGATATTAAAAAGTTGTCACTGAAATTGGTCCTACAGTGACAACGTCTTTTCCAGTCGTCACAATGTTGATCTCCTGCCAGACTGCATAGTTGCGCGCCATCCATACTGTGACGACTTATCCCTTGTTGTCACTGTTGACGGGTGAACCCACGATCAAGCATGACGACTTTTAGTGTTGTCACTAAAGTCTTCAATTGTGACAAGTTTCTATGTTGTCACAGAGAATGTTGTCACAAaaggccaaatttcttgtagtgaccCCAATCTCCCTTGTGTTTGGATGGGGGATTTTAATGAGATTTTAATGAGTTCGGACAAGAAAGGGGGTAACCCGATTAGTCCAAATAGAGCCTGTTTATTCAAAGAGTGATGGAGATCACTATGAGCTACACACATAAGGATATATTTTCTCATAGAAGAACACTTGCTTCAGAACAGACCAGCGCAGGTATTAGTCATGACAGGAACTGACGTCTAGGAAAAACTTGGAGGTATTAACTAGGTTTCGTAAGGAATCCTCCAATGATTAAAAAGTCGAcaccaaaaaaccaaaaaaaaatcagatttaACAGGTGAACCGCACccgaaaaaacaaaaaataaaccaAGGCTCTGGCATATGCATTCGTCGTAGGtaaattatttgggataaaCATGTACCACTTTTCTTGGGTGTCCAGGTCATCTGTTCTAGCAGTTTCTGAATCGTTTGATACTTCACCCCATACTATTTAGAAGTTAATTAGAGTATTATGCAgccccttgtttttcttttaaaagtgtaaatttaattaattaatgtaATGATTTTAGTGACTTCCCACATCTTCTTGGTTTGGATGGTTATCTTTACTTGCAATATCAGGCAACACCAATATCAAAGCAAGCCCCTACCTAGTTGGACAATCTATGGCCTTACTCTCAGTTGATTATTTTAATTGGTTATAGATTCTAATATTGGATAATTAATTTTTATGATGCTCTCGATTGATTTTGCATTCTgattatagtttttttttatcaccaaaaaaattaaaatttataatcatTCAAAGAGTAGCATTACTTGTTCTGATTATCTCTATAAATAATTTCTATAATCAGATTATATAAAATCTAAAGCAATCGAGAAGAAGGCCTATGTGTAGAATTTAGAAAACAAAGCCCGAATTGTTTCGTCTAGAACAGACAGTTTTTAACATATTTAAGAACATAAATGAAGGTAATCAAGTCTACATTTTCCCTCCCCTTCTTGAACTGATTGGAGTTTGTTTATCACTTTATCCCCATTATTAAGTGTGCCAAAATACTTCTAGATTATTGATCAATCAACTTCCGAAAAATCAACCCATAGCATGATATAACAAGCCAAATTAAGCATGTCAATTGACAAGCCTCCATCTGAGAGGTTGACTTTGCGCTAATCATTTTCAACGGATTGCTTCTCTTACTGCACCATTTATAGCACTATAAAGGCATTAGAAGGACAATTATTGATACTAATACCAATTGTTAATTAATGGAATTGTTACACCTCACCCTCCATTCAGAAGTTCCTTACTTTAtcatcaattttcaaattattttcgGGGGAATAATCATCCAATCTCAAGGAAACGAGTTTGACAAACAATTAGCCTTTTACATTGTTTAGTCCCTTTCCATAGCACATTTTTTCATCCTTAACTAAAAATATTATACTATTTAGTGCATGCAAATACATCAAAAACTCTCCACTACGTTAGTGGAATTGTGGGTCGGCACCATAACATGATAATATGGCCATCGCACATGACACTCCCTACAGCTTTTGCATTCCATGCGTTAGCTTTTCTCGTCCACAAACTTTGCTTCGTTTTCGTTCAACGTAAAATCTTCATCTTCAACAGTATTCtgaataatataattaatacaattgtcccccacttcttttcttttgcaagTTTGGAACTTTTCTCACCAACTTTGCTTCTTGTACAACTATAAATACCTCAATTTTTTATGAATGTTGGCACCAGAGAACATCCAAGCATTAGTAGCTATAGACAAGAGAATTGTATCATTCACATTGTTTAGAAGCTAAATTGTGATTTTAGCCAAATTTAGCATCAAAGATGACTAAGTTGAAGGCATTGTTAGTTCttgtttgtttgcttatttCAGCTCTCGCTATGGTGGCTGAAAGCCGAGTAGCGAGAAAGGACTTGGGTTTGGACTTGGGGTTACCCATAGGGGTAGGGATTGGAGCCGGAGTAGGGATTGGTTTAGGAGGTGGGAGTGGCTCAGGAGCTGGAGCTGGCGCAGGTTCTGGCTCAGGATCTAGTTCTAGTtcgagttcaagttcaagttcaagctCGAGTTCATCAGGTTCCGGTGGTGCAGGCTCAGAAGCTGGCTCGTCAGCAGGATCATATGCTGGATCAAGAGCTGGTTCGAGGTCAGGCTCTGGTGGTGGAGGCTCAGAAGCAGGCTCATCGGCAGGATCATCAGCCGGATCAAGAGCTGCTTCAGGATCAGGAGGCAGTCGAGGAGGAGGATCTGGCCGAGGGTCTGGTTCAGGCCATGGTGAAGGTTATGGCGAGGGTTCAGGAAACGGAGGTGGCCATGGTGAAGGAGGTGGATCTGGATCAGGTTATGGTGaaggaaatggaaaatgaatACATGTCAAATGCATATATGTTAAAGAAGGAAATAAAGTGGTAGTCATGCAGTACTTGGACTCGTGCATTTTGTTTTAGACCTTGTGTAACTAAGAATGATCATTGCCTGCACTTTAAGTAAATTGAAGAAAGTTGAATGGTGTCGTATGTTTTCTTCCGTTTGTAGTAAAATCTATGAAATCCCTAGCTACAAGGGTAACAGCAATAAAATTATTGTCATTTTGTCACTGTATCAGTCAATTTCAGTTAAACTCCCATGCATGTCAATTGCAATAAACTCGTTGAAGAGGGAAAAAATCGTTTTCCTTGTTACTGTTTAAGACAAAATACCGAGCATGGTCATAAATCTTTGTTTCTTGATGCCCTACCAAAATATATGCTTACTTACTAAACATCTCTTTTATTCTCTGATGGTTTTCTTCATTCAGGTCCGTCACCTTCTTCTGTTTCTATCGTTTCCTCACTCTTACACAAGAAATTACTAAAGTTTTTCTGAACTTTTAGTTTCATCAACATGCATATTCTTAGATATCAAACTAAGTTTTATCAAGTTTCTGTTTAGCAAGCCATTAGGAGATTTTAATTAATTAGGAGGATTTCACCCCTCTTGTGAAGGATGCTGTGAGTCTGAAAgagtttgaaaatgaaatttaaacaAAATTCGAAAGTTCATTGAAACTCTTTGAGTGTCGAAATATGACTTTCTTTTGTATTAAGGAACGGTTAAATTATGAAAATAGTATGTGAACATTTTACTACGACTATGagagatgcagttgaaaaaagAAAGCTAAATCCAAACTACGAGAAccgaaaatcaaaatcaatttagAATCCTGAGTTTTCAACATATCGTTATGGAATGTCAATTTACAAGTAGATAAATTGTTAAAACTATTATTCATCTTCAATAAAGAGTGACAGGCCGTTAAACCCTCTAAtcagttgatttttttttttttttgtttcgaactTCTTATCTGGGAGGTAAACCATGTCAATGTGCTCGTTATGAGTGTCTTTTGTAAATTGGCATAGCATCATTCATTTTCTGAGAGATTGTTCAGAGTGAAACACCCTTATTATTATCTTTGACACCGGTTTTCAAATGTCTAGGTTTGCAAAGCAGTAGATGATTAATTCTTCTACGGACTATATACTGGACTTAGCCATTTGCAAGGATCATGAGTCTGTTCACAGTCGAATTTGTTGgtcagaaaaaaggaaaagaaaagaaaaagaaaaaacgtaAGGACGTTAATGGCTCTATAAAGAGTACAACCGAACAGGTAAATAGCAAATGGAAGATAAAGCTAGCAAaacaaatgtttttttttctatatatatatatatatatatatatgttcgtGTATATATATGAACTTATCTGCGTCAactttttttgaaagaaaatgcttTTTTGATAG
Protein-coding sequences here:
- the LOC113694779 gene encoding uncharacterized protein — its product is MTKLKALLVLVCLLISALAMVAESRVARKDLGLDLGLPIGVGIGAGVGIGLGGGSGSGAGAGAGSGSGSSSSSSSSSSSSSSSSGSGGAGSEAGSSAGSYAGSRAGSRSGSGGGGSEAGSSAGSSAGSRAASGSGGSRGGGSGRGSGSGHGEGYGEGSGNGGGHGEGGGSGSGYGEGNGK